The following proteins are encoded in a genomic region of Anabas testudineus chromosome 13, fAnaTes1.2, whole genome shotgun sequence:
- the vwa7 gene encoding von Willebrand factor A domain-containing protein 7, with product MTQDTRGIWEQTGKQMKGFILTYLLLLALPCMGFLPNFWSRVLTLSWDSHTHQYITEQAILNVTLETLKGSKKQGGHAEEWTRLGRSFWRAVGEVVKSNAAMDFLSSTRSDPVYHFDSEHIDSATLMLRQFWAQTLLSVRAKEYQSARHSLGQLFHSLQDFYSHSNWVEMGQRSIYLHLLHPEEPAIPVANEDTPTCMECFSVTCRNNLLPGLISTQQESQLLTTGYFSSFPPKPNGKCSHGGILDSSRYIEARGGINKDSTSPLFSPHHYLHVEAATLATEATLTALRDLRDTVGHKTFLRLFSVKQVPALVFVMDTTGSMFEEISAARFRAHSIIQNRANSPGQPGTFILVPFHDPAVGPVYETDDPNQFMQYMENLLALGGGDEPEMCLSAVQLALTHSPPLSEIFVFTDASPKDAHLFDAVKALTLEKQSKVTFLLTEDPSYSTESRGRRRRRKRRRRESLSPDRFSLYSSLSSLSGGLTIFTTNSDIHKVSSIVEDNTASDKVTLLHVKSVQEFMSSHTFRVDTSVENITLHVTGILIESILTNPSEQSQSLLSEKGPLALLEHFEGLYRISLLPPIQPGQWKLQAKSKGHLTFKVTGDSSVDFLYYFATVNNETHPGLARVEGSPVAGISAFLVLAVTGLSPDEEASFSHVTLLGAEGEKLQQVWLNSSSSSSAYAVEELVGWVDSVPRVPFCVRLTGRDSRGNKLERVSTEMVQPTHVQIQVLSAPRLVPGHGTTVDFDILNHGPARSLSLTADDDCGYLHTRSPQTFHVAEQKSFRGQVDLHTPATAPAGATVTLTLTVRALDSPDSNYAVAYLTVVPPNPDTSPPSCSAAGGPSVCPSVCNESTWTISLVVSDSGRSGLAALQLQKGDGILTLLHSPPPREDSLVEDQPGAHKDKITNAGPYHHHHQYHNARLEKGAPPLNVSEWVPDSSQPLWVRYTSSCCSTRAELLVWDAAGNLKRCHIMSGQQRQQRNTDTEVSGTGRFGPAGIMFWLLSLLWCLLF from the exons ATGACACAAGACACAAGAGGAATCTGGGAACAGACTGGAAAGCAGATGAAAGGGTTTATTCTCACTTACCTGCTCCTCCTAGCTTTACCGTGCATGGGCTTCCTTCCCAACTTCTGGTCTCGAGTGCTAACGCTGTCCTGGGACTCGCACACACACCAGTACATCACCGAGCAGGCAATTCTCAACGTGACCCTGGAAACTTTGAAGGGCAGCAAAAAACAAGGAGGCCATGCAGAGGAATGG ACCAGACTGGGGCGCAGCTTCTGGAGAGCAGTGGGAGAGGTAGTGAAGTCCAATGCTGCTATGGATTTCCTGAGCTCCACCAGGTCCGACCCTGTTTACCACTTTGACTCCGAACACATCGACAGTGCCACGTTGATGTTACGGCAGTTCTGGGCTCAGACTCTGCTCTCAGTAAGAGCCAAAGAGTACCAAAGTGCTCGTCACAGCTTGGGCCAGCTATTTCATTCCCTGCAG GATTTCTACAGTCACAGTAATTGGGTGGAGATGGGTCAGCGCTCCATTTACCTCCACCTGCTGCACCCAGAAGAGCCTGCCATCCCTGTTGCGAATG AGGACACGCCAACATGTATGGAGTGCTTCAGTGTCACCTGTCGAAACAACCTCCTGCCAGGATTGATAAGCACACAGCAAGAATCTCAGCTGCTCACTACTGGATACTTCAGTAGTTTCCCTCCAAAACCTAACG gcAAATGTAGTCATGGAGGTATTCTGGACAGTAGCCGCTACATAGAGGCCAGAGGAGGGATTAACAAGGATAGCACCTCACCTCTCTTCTCCCCTCACCATTACCTCCATGTTGAAGCTGCCACTTTGGCGACTGAGGCCACCTTGACTGCACTGAGGGACCTCAGAGACACCGTAGGCCACAAAACCTTCCTCAG GCTCTTTAGTGTGAAGCAGGTCCCTGCTTTAGTATTTGTCATGgacaccacaggaagcatgTTCGAGGAGATCAGTGCTGCTCGATTCAGGGCTCATTCCATCATCCAGAATCGAGCCAACAGTCCCGGGCAGCCTGGCACTTTCATACTGGTGCCCTTCCATGACCCAG ctgtaGGACCAGTGTACGAGACTGATGATCCAAACCAGTTTATGCAGTACATGGAGAACCTGCTGGCACTGGGAGGAGGAGATGAACCAGAGATGTGCCTCTCTGCCGTCCAG CTGGCTCTCACTCACAGTCCACCACTGTCAGAgatctttgttttcactgatgCCTCCCCTAAAGATGCCCATTTGTTTGATGCAGTGAAGGCACTAACACTAGAGAAACAGAGCAAA GTGACATTTCTCCTTACCGAAGACCCCTCCTACtcaacagagagcagagggagaaggaggaggaggaagaggagaagaagggaaTCTTTGTCTCCTGATCGTTTCTCTCTCTACTCTTCTTTGTCCTCCCTGTCAGGAGGTCTGACAATTTTCACCACCAACTCTGACATCCACAAGGTCTCTTCTATAGTGGAGGACAACACAGCGTCTGACAAG GTGACCCTTCTTCACGTGAAAAGTGTCCAGGAATTCATGTCTTCCCATACCTTCAGAGTTGACACCTCAGTAGAAAACATCACTCTACATGTCACAGGCATCCTGATAGAGAGTATCCTTACCAATCCTTCAG AGCAAAGCCAGTCTCTGCTGAGCGAGAAAGGCCCTCTAGCACTGTTGGAGCATTTCGAGGGTCTGTACCGGATTAGTCTGCTTCCTCCTATACAGCCAGGCCAGTGGAAACTTCAAGCAAAGAGCAAAGGACACTTAACATTCAAAGTAACAG GTGACAGCAGTGTAGACTTCCTGTATTACTTTGCCACTGTAAACAATGAGACACACCCTGGTCTGGCCAGAGTGGAGGGTAGTCCAGTAGCAG GCATCTCTGCCTTTCTGGTGCTGGCTGTAACAGGCCTGTCCCCAGATGAGGAGGCATCTTTCAGTCATGTGACACTTCTGGGAGCTGAAGGGGAGAAACTTCAACAGGTGTGGCTAaattcctcttcctcttcatcagcCTACGCCGTCGAGGAACTGGTGGGCTGGGTGGACTCTGTTCCCCGAGTTCCTTTCTGTGTTCGCCTTACGGGACgagacagcagaggaaacaagctGGAGAGGGTTTCCACGGAGATGGTGCAGCCCACACATGTTCAGATACAG gtgTTGTCTGCTCCCCGTTTGGTACCTGGTCACGGCACCACAGTGGACTTTGACATCCTGAACCACGGCCCAGCTCGATCTCTCAGTTTGACTGCTGATGATGACTGTGGCTATCTCCATACAAGAAGTCCTCAAAC ATTCCATGTCGCAGAACAAAAGTCTTTCCGTGGCCAGGTGGACCTCCACACTCCCGCCACAGCTCCAGCAGGAGCGACTGTCACTCTTACACTCACTGTGCGTGCTCTCGACTCTCCAGACTCAAATTACGCAGTGGCCTACCTGACTGTGGTTCCACCa AATCCTGACACGTCGCCACCATCCTGCTCTGCGGCAGGAGGGCCGTCCGTGTGTCCTTCCGTTTGCAACGAGTCGACCTGGACTATATCTCTAGTTGTGTCAGACAGCGGGCGCTCTGGCCTTGCTGCTCTTCAACTACAAAAGGGTGATGGCATTCTGACTTTACTCCACAGCCCCCCACCAAGAGAGGACAGTCTGGTAGAGGACCAGCCTGGGGCACACAAGGACAAGATAACCAATGCTGGACcataccaccaccaccatcagtaCCACAATGCCAGGCTAGAGAAAGGAGCCCCCCCGTTGAATGTCTCTGAATGGGTACCGGACTCATCCCAGCCACTGTGGGTGAGGTACACGTCCAGCTGCTGTTCCACTCGAGCAGAACTCCTGGTGTGGGATGCAGCTGGAAACTTGAAACGCTGCCACATCATGTCTGGtcagcagaggcagcagagaaacacgGACACAGAAGTTAGTGGCACTGGACGTTTTGGACCCGCTGGCATAATGTTCTGGTTGTTAAGCCTGCTGTGGTGTCTTCTGTTTTAG